A genomic window from Triticum urartu cultivar G1812 chromosome 7, Tu2.1, whole genome shotgun sequence includes:
- the LOC125523656 gene encoding aluminum-activated malate transporter 9-like, giving the protein MAAGAAGVPPAQLGSLWSTLEDQRGARGDVPLLSSAWSLPGSQAGGGDGGPKQGLLRRAGAAVAGAWGALCDGAAEMWAFARADRRKPVFAAKVGLALALISFLVFLREPRDIVSHSVWAILTVVVVFEFSIGATLSKGFNRGLGTLTAGGLALAVAELSKNLGALEEVILIISIFTVGFITNLAKLHPTMKPYEYGFRVFLLTFVYVMVSGYNTGKFTDTAVSRFVLIALGAAVSLGINIGIHPIWSGEDLHNLIAKNFAGVAKSLEGCVDGYLKCMEYERIPSKILVYQASDDPLYSGYRAAVEASAQEETLLGFAIWEPPHGPYKTRNYPWKGFTKVGGALRHCSFAVMALHGCILSEIQAPPESRRVFISEIHRVGREGAKVLRELGDNVKTMTKLRSSDILLEVHLAAEELQKKIDEKSYLLVNTERWDTSKRAEGIKDAINGNSAAAKENKNEVTEPTIADQTAAQHYKSFAAASFLSRYDSSATIDGYKTLLSWPARRSFHPNLPLEDEESKTYESASALSLATFASLLIEFVARLQNVVNAFEELSEKANFKDPVEEPVAVSIDNGGLLAKICKSVGLKS; this is encoded by the exons ATGGCCGCGGGCGCGGCGGGCGTGCCGCCGGCGCAGCTGGGGTCGCTGTGGTCGACGCTCGAGGACCAGCGGGGCGCGCGGGGGGACGTCCCGCTGCTCTCGTCGGCGTGGAGCCTGCCGGGCTCCcaggccggcggcggcgacggggggCCCAAGCAGGGGCTGCTCCGCCGCGCCGGCGCCGCGGTGGCGGGGGCGTGGGGCGCGCTCTGCGACGGGGCGGCCGAGATGTGGGCGTTCGCGCGGGCCGACCGCCGGAAGCCCGTCTTCGCGGCCAAGGTCGGCCTGGCGCTCGCCCTCATCTCCTTCCTCGTCTTCCTCCGCGAGCCGCGCGACATCGTCAGCCACTCCGTCTGGGCCATCCTcaccgtcgtcgtcgtcttcgagTTCAGCATCG GTGCAACATTGAGCAAAGGTTTCAATAGGGGTTTAGGAACTCTTACTGCAGGAGGGCTTGCTCTAGCAGTTGCCGAATTGTCCAAAAACTTGGGTGCATTGGAAGAAGTGATCCTTATTATAAGCATCTTTACTGTTG GTTTTATCACAAACTTGGCAAAGCTACACCCAACGATGAAGCCTTATGAATATGGATTTCGTGTATTCTTGTTGACATTCGTTTATGTCATGGTCTCTGGGTACAATACAGGGAAGTTCACTGATACGGCTGTAAGTAGATTTGTATTGATTGCTCTTGGTGCTGCTGTCAGTCTGGGAATCAATATAGGCATTCACCCAATCTGGTCTGGAGAGGATTTGCACAATTTGATCGCAAAGAATTTTGCTGGTGTTGCAAAATCCTTAGAAG GCTGTGTCGATGGATATCTGAAATGCATGGAGTATGAAAGGATTCCTTCAAAAATTCTTGTATATCAAGCTTCTGATGATCCTCTATATAGTGGGTACAGGGCAGCTGTCGAGGCGTCAGCGCAAGAGGAAACCCTG CTAGGTTTTGCTATATGGGAACCGCCCCATGGTCCGTACAAAACGAGGAACTATCCTTGGAAGGGTTTCACTAAAGTTGGTGGAGCATTGAGGCACTGTTCCTTTGCGGTTATGGCATTGCATGGTTGCATTCTTTCAGAAATTCAG GCACCGCCAGAAAGCAGAAGGGTTTTCATTTCAGAAATTCATAGAGTGGGCAGAGAAGGCGCTAAGGTGTTGCGCGAGCTTGGAGACAATGTGAAGACAATGACCAAGTTGAGGTCTTCAGATATTCTACTGGAAGTTCACTTGGCAGCTGAGGAGTTGCAAAAAAAGATTGACGAGAAGTCATATCTTCTGGTGAACACTGAAAGATGGGACACTAGCAAGCGAGCTGAAGGAATAAAAGATGCCATAAATGGCAACAGCGCGGCGGCAAAAGAGAATAAGAATGAAGTGACGGAGCCTACTATTGCCGATCAAACTGCGGCTCAGCATTATAAGAGCTTTGCTGCTGCTTCGTTTCTTAGCCGATATGATTCATCAGCAACTATAGACGGCTACAAGACGCTACTATCCTGGCCTGCACGCAGATCATTCCATCCAAACTTGCCGCTCGAAGACGAGGAGTCAAAAACATATGAAAGTGCAAGTGCCTTGTCCTTGGCCACATTTGCCTCGCTCCTAATCGAGTTTGTTGCCCGGTTACAGAATGTTGTTAACGCATTTGAGGAGCTGAGTGAGAAGGCTAATTTCAAGGACCCTGTGGAGGAGCCTGTTGCAGTTAGCATAGATAATGGCGGGCTTCTCGCTAAAATATGCAAGTCTGTTGGGCTGAAGAGTTGA